A genomic segment from Holophagales bacterium encodes:
- the kdpC gene encoding potassium-transporting ATPase subunit KdpC, which yields MKDHVFVSVRLLVVFTLLLGFGYPATVWAVGRLAFPGAAGGSFVARDGKVVGSSLIGQAVTSPGLFRTRPSAAGSGYDAAVSSGSNLGPTSKALADRVTAEVAKARAENPATKGPVPADAVTASGSGLDPHVSPEFALWQVPRVAKETGIPAADLEAMVARRTEGRFLGLFGEPRVNVLLLNLEVRESSKTIPRP from the coding sequence GTGAAAGATCACGTCTTCGTCTCCGTCCGCCTCCTCGTCGTCTTCACGCTTCTCCTCGGCTTCGGCTACCCCGCCACCGTCTGGGCCGTCGGCCGCCTTGCGTTCCCGGGCGCCGCGGGCGGATCGTTCGTCGCACGCGACGGGAAGGTCGTCGGCTCCTCGCTTATCGGCCAGGCCGTGACCTCCCCGGGGCTCTTCCGGACGCGCCCGTCCGCGGCCGGCAGCGGCTACGACGCCGCCGTTTCGTCGGGCTCGAATCTCGGCCCGACTTCGAAGGCTCTCGCCGACCGGGTAACCGCGGAGGTCGCGAAGGCGCGCGCGGAGAACCCCGCTACGAAGGGACCGGTCCCGGCCGACGCCGTCACGGCGTCAGGCTCGGGTCTCGACCCGCACGTCTCTCCCGAGTTCGCGCTCTGGCAGGTGCCGCGCGTCGCGAAAGAGACCGGGATCCCCGCGGCCGACCTCGAGGCCATGGTCGCGCGCCGCACCGAAGGCCGCTTCCTCGGGCTCTTCGGCGAGCCGCGGGTGAACGTCCTGCTTCTGAACCTCGAAGTGAGGGAGAGCTCCAAGACCATTCCGCGACCGTGA
- a CDS encoding universal stress protein yields MILRASRTAGRMNTRWFALHVRRSRERPERLSARQHRALTENVELAMTLGATVVVREAEDVAAEIVRFVREENVAVLIVGPPSRRGLFARLFPGIVDRLLSRADGFDLLVADAGGDDEP; encoded by the coding sequence TTGATCCTCCGCGCCTCCCGGACGGCGGGCCGGATGAACACGCGGTGGTTCGCCCTCCACGTGCGGCGTTCGCGCGAGCGCCCCGAGCGTCTCTCGGCGCGCCAGCACAGGGCGCTCACCGAGAACGTCGAGCTCGCAATGACGCTCGGTGCGACCGTCGTCGTGAGGGAGGCGGAAGACGTGGCCGCCGAGATCGTCCGCTTCGTCCGCGAGGAGAACGTCGCCGTCCTGATCGTCGGCCCCCCGTCGCGTCGCGGCCTCTTCGCGCGCCTCTTCCCCGGAATCGTCGACCGCCTCCTCTCCCGGGCGGACGGCTTCGACCTCCTCGTCGCCGACGCCGGAGGCGACGACGAGCCTTGA
- a CDS encoding stress response translation initiation inhibitor YciH produces the protein MSGRVVYSSDKGRVCPTCGWPANDCRCSRKLDEPVPAKVTAKLRIEKKGRGGKSVTGVDALPDNGPFREGRAKARRKSCAVGGTVKPGAIELAGT, from the coding sequence GTGAGCGGACGCGTCGTCTACTCGAGCGACAAGGGGCGGGTCTGCCCGACGTGCGGCTGGCCGGCGAACGACTGCCGCTGCTCGAGGAAGCTCGACGAGCCGGTGCCTGCGAAGGTGACGGCGAAGCTGCGGATCGAGAAGAAGGGGCGCGGCGGGAAGAGCGTGACGGGCGTCGACGCGCTCCCGGACAACGGGCCCTTCCGCGAGGGGCGCGCAAAGGCGCGGAGGAAGTCGTGCGCGGTGGGCGGCACGGTGAAGCCCGGGGCCATCGAGCTTGCGGGGACGTGA
- a CDS encoding aminoacetone oxidase family FAD-binding enzyme — protein sequence MEAGIVIVGGGAAGLLAAASAAARLREAASAAPVVVLEAAREPGRKILVSGGGHCNVLPLREARARFVSSSPRRLVDRCLDRFPLAGQRAFFEEILGGPLREEAESAKLYPPSNRARDVRDALVAHARAAGAEVRTSMPVREVSRGGGGGFDVRLDGDALAASRLVLATGGRSVLAGGADAAGFDWAASFGHTIRPLCPALVPLTGSSPAHAALSGVSLEVAVTATSSGESVTTRGGFLFTHKGWSGPAVLDVSHVASRALAEGRPFAVTVSFGWNAEEWEAALRAHPGSGSVLGVLRRSLPDRVAALVLGEAGVAGDVPLHRLTREARREVVRALTALPLPVEGTEGYRTAEVTAGGVALEEVDPGSGASRLVPGLFLAGEILDATGPIGGFNFQWAWATGRTAGDGAAKSFLAGAAVSP from the coding sequence ATGGAGGCGGGGATCGTGATCGTCGGCGGCGGGGCCGCGGGGCTTCTCGCCGCCGCGTCGGCTGCGGCCCGCCTGCGCGAAGCGGCGAGCGCCGCGCCGGTCGTCGTTCTCGAGGCGGCGCGCGAGCCGGGGAGGAAGATCCTGGTCTCCGGCGGCGGCCACTGCAACGTCCTCCCCCTGCGCGAGGCGCGAGCGCGTTTCGTCTCCTCCTCGCCGCGCCGGCTCGTCGACCGCTGCCTCGATCGCTTCCCGCTCGCCGGGCAGCGCGCCTTCTTCGAGGAGATCCTCGGAGGGCCCCTCCGGGAGGAGGCGGAGTCGGCGAAGCTCTACCCGCCGTCGAACCGCGCCAGGGACGTGCGCGACGCCCTCGTGGCGCACGCGCGGGCTGCCGGAGCCGAGGTGCGGACTTCGATGCCCGTGCGGGAGGTTTCGCGCGGGGGGGGCGGCGGCTTCGACGTCCGCCTCGACGGGGACGCGCTCGCCGCCTCTCGCCTCGTTCTCGCCACCGGGGGCCGCTCGGTGCTCGCCGGCGGGGCGGACGCGGCCGGGTTCGATTGGGCCGCTTCCTTCGGTCACACGATTCGGCCTCTCTGTCCCGCCCTCGTTCCGCTCACGGGCTCATCGCCCGCCCACGCGGCGCTCTCCGGGGTCTCTCTCGAGGTCGCCGTCACTGCCACGAGCAGCGGCGAGTCGGTCACGACCCGCGGCGGGTTCCTCTTCACGCACAAGGGCTGGAGCGGCCCGGCCGTCCTCGACGTGTCGCACGTCGCCTCGCGGGCGCTCGCCGAAGGGCGGCCCTTCGCCGTGACGGTGTCGTTCGGCTGGAACGCCGAGGAGTGGGAGGCGGCTCTTCGAGCCCACCCCGGCTCCGGCTCCGTCCTGGGCGTCCTCCGGCGATCGCTGCCGGATCGCGTCGCCGCCCTCGTCCTCGGCGAGGCGGGCGTTGCGGGCGACGTGCCGCTCCACCGCCTCACGCGCGAGGCGCGGCGCGAGGTCGTCCGCGCGCTCACCGCGCTCCCGCTGCCGGTCGAGGGGACCGAGGGCTATCGGACCGCGGAGGTGACGGCCGGCGGCGTGGCGCTCGAAGAAGTCGACCCCGGCAGCGGCGCGAGCCGGCTCGTTCCCGGTCTCTTCCTCGCCGGGGAGATCCTCGACGCCACCGGCCCCATCGGCGGCTTCAACTTCCAGTGGGCCTGGGCGACGGGGAGAACGGCGGGCGACGGCGCGGCGAAGTCGTTTCTCGCCGGCGCGGCCGTCAGCCCTTGA
- a CDS encoding 1-acyl-sn-glycerol-3-phosphate acyltransferase, whose protein sequence is MTNLVRRCVYTLHFVAASIVGGLLLPVVSAAALAIALVRGPKGHAAVFAARTYSRVMQRVLGWKIEAEGVERLAQVSPSVVMVRHQSNLDVIVVGEVFPPGAIAIGKKQLEWIPLFGWLWRATGNILIDRRHTAVAMEAIRRAAESAKAVGVSVWVAPEGHRNMGAEMLPFKKGVFHLALGAQFPILPLAVSPLSAVLDARRWILRPGTIRLRVLPPVPTEGLGPGDLDELMARVRSELANAQRELAPGAGEPILPSLHGASIERARA, encoded by the coding sequence ATGACAAATCTCGTTCGCCGCTGCGTTTACACGCTCCACTTCGTCGCCGCGTCGATCGTGGGAGGCCTTCTTCTTCCCGTCGTCTCCGCGGCCGCGCTCGCGATCGCCCTCGTCCGCGGACCGAAGGGGCACGCCGCCGTCTTCGCCGCCCGGACCTACTCGCGGGTCATGCAGAGGGTCCTCGGCTGGAAGATCGAGGCCGAGGGGGTCGAGCGACTCGCCCAGGTCAGCCCGTCGGTCGTCATGGTCCGCCACCAGTCGAACCTCGACGTCATCGTGGTGGGAGAGGTCTTCCCGCCCGGCGCCATCGCCATCGGCAAGAAGCAGCTGGAGTGGATTCCGCTCTTCGGCTGGCTCTGGAGGGCGACGGGGAACATCCTGATCGACCGCCGGCACACGGCGGTCGCGATGGAGGCGATTCGTCGTGCGGCCGAGTCTGCGAAAGCGGTGGGAGTCTCCGTCTGGGTCGCGCCCGAGGGGCACCGGAACATGGGTGCCGAGATGCTGCCGTTCAAGAAGGGGGTCTTCCACCTGGCCCTCGGCGCACAGTTCCCGATCCTCCCGCTCGCCGTCAGTCCGCTCTCGGCCGTCCTCGACGCGCGCCGCTGGATCCTCCGCCCCGGGACGATCCGCCTTCGCGTCCTCCCGCCCGTACCGACCGAGGGCCTCGGGCCCGGGGACCTCGACGAGCTGATGGCGCGGGTCCGCTCGGAGCTGGCGAATGCGCAGCGCGAGCTCGCACCCGGCGCGGGCGAACCGATACTCCCGTCGCTACACGGCGCATCCATAGAAAGGGCCCGCGCGTGA
- a CDS encoding 1-acyl-sn-glycerol-3-phosphate acyltransferase has product MRGPVRRAFARVHFLLACLLGAVSFVAVSLGGLLYVALRPRGNASFQLSRSFHWIMVTLLGWRVTVENRGRLAESAPAVLMATHKSNLDIVVYGGLFPRRAVVIGKKEIEKIPVFGWFFRAAGNILLDRRDLASAIASIAAAAARVRAERISVWVFPEGHRNGGPTLLPFKKGSFHLAIAAQVPIVPIVCTPLHDLLDGHRLLVFPGRIRLRVLPPIPTEGLGEEDLETLIATVHARMQEEQDRLAAETA; this is encoded by the coding sequence GTGAGGGGCCCGGTTCGCAGGGCCTTCGCGCGGGTTCACTTCCTCCTCGCCTGTCTCCTCGGCGCGGTCTCCTTCGTCGCCGTGTCCCTGGGCGGCCTTCTCTACGTCGCCCTGCGCCCACGCGGGAACGCGTCGTTTCAGCTCTCCCGGAGCTTCCACTGGATCATGGTGACACTCCTCGGCTGGCGGGTGACGGTGGAGAATCGCGGCCGCCTCGCCGAATCGGCACCGGCCGTACTGATGGCGACCCACAAGTCGAATCTCGACATCGTCGTCTACGGGGGGCTCTTCCCGAGGCGGGCCGTCGTCATCGGGAAGAAGGAGATCGAGAAGATCCCGGTCTTCGGCTGGTTCTTCCGGGCGGCCGGGAACATCCTCCTCGACCGCAGGGACCTGGCGAGCGCCATCGCCTCCATCGCCGCCGCCGCCGCGCGCGTGAGGGCGGAACGGATCTCGGTGTGGGTCTTCCCGGAGGGACACCGAAACGGGGGCCCGACACTCCTGCCGTTCAAGAAGGGATCGTTCCACCTCGCGATCGCGGCGCAGGTCCCGATCGTCCCGATCGTCTGCACGCCCCTCCACGACCTCCTCGACGGGCACCGCCTCCTCGTCTTCCCCGGACGGATCCGGCTCCGGGTCCTCCCTCCGATTCCGACCGAGGGGCTCGGGGAGGAAGACCTCGAGACGCTCATCGCGACGGTGCACGCCCGGATGCAGGAAGAGCAGGACCGCCTCGCGGCGGAGACGGCGTGA
- a CDS encoding fatty acid desaturase, producing MNATPRPRIRFAAAFGFGLVHAAALGILALDFSWEGVALCLGSYYLRMFAITAGFHRYFAHRTYRMNRFWQFVMAFVGQTAAQKGVLWWAAHHRHHHRFSDQPEDIHSPVQKGFWWSHMGWILADEYEETQYDAIRDFTKFPELVWLDRNQFLAPMLYGLGLWLAFSWTGLFWGFFLSTVLLWHGTFAINSVTHVFGKRVFETRDTSRNSFILALVTMGEGWHNNHHHFQASAAQGFLWWQVDPSLYLIRFGRLLGIARDVRPVPDKIAGLARERAVWHFSSRTFERARDAFDTAQAAWDARAEQLSDRWAEGREAALASASSRLAELETSRLRAAVQLEKLKADYAAALSAAAAGTRLRGQRAKALAEIRVEELRLEIERTRRSLVEALERLVEASGMGDGIPSPA from the coding sequence ATGAACGCGACGCCCCGTCCCCGCATTCGCTTCGCTGCCGCCTTCGGCTTCGGCCTCGTCCACGCCGCCGCCCTGGGCATCCTGGCCCTCGATTTCTCCTGGGAAGGGGTCGCCCTCTGCCTCGGGTCGTACTACCTCCGGATGTTCGCGATCACTGCGGGCTTCCATCGGTACTTCGCACACCGGACGTACCGGATGAACCGCTTCTGGCAGTTCGTCATGGCCTTCGTCGGCCAGACGGCGGCCCAGAAGGGGGTCCTCTGGTGGGCCGCGCACCACCGCCACCACCACCGCTTCTCCGACCAGCCCGAGGACATCCACTCGCCGGTCCAGAAGGGCTTCTGGTGGAGCCACATGGGGTGGATCCTCGCGGACGAGTACGAGGAGACGCAGTACGACGCGATCCGCGACTTCACGAAGTTCCCCGAGCTCGTCTGGCTCGACCGGAACCAGTTCCTCGCGCCAATGCTCTACGGCCTGGGCCTCTGGCTCGCGTTCTCCTGGACTGGCCTCTTCTGGGGCTTCTTCCTCTCGACGGTGCTCCTCTGGCACGGGACGTTCGCCATCAACAGCGTGACGCACGTCTTCGGCAAACGGGTCTTCGAGACGCGCGACACGAGCCGGAACAGCTTCATCCTGGCACTCGTCACGATGGGCGAGGGGTGGCACAACAACCACCACCACTTCCAGGCCTCCGCCGCGCAGGGGTTCCTCTGGTGGCAGGTCGACCCGAGCCTCTACCTCATCCGCTTCGGCCGGCTGCTCGGGATCGCAAGAGACGTTCGCCCCGTACCCGACAAGATCGCCGGCCTCGCCCGGGAGCGGGCCGTCTGGCACTTCTCGTCCCGGACGTTCGAGAGGGCGCGGGATGCGTTCGACACGGCACAGGCGGCCTGGGACGCCCGCGCCGAGCAGCTCTCGGACCGGTGGGCGGAGGGTCGCGAGGCGGCGCTCGCCTCGGCCTCGAGCCGGCTCGCCGAGCTCGAGACCTCCCGGCTACGCGCCGCCGTGCAGCTCGAGAAGCTGAAGGCCGACTACGCCGCAGCCCTCTCCGCTGCCGCCGCGGGCACGCGCCTGCGCGGCCAGCGCGCGAAGGCGCTCGCCGAGATCCGCGTCGAGGAGCTCCGCCTCGAGATCGAGAGAACCCGCAGGAGCCTCGTCGAGGCGCTCGAGCGGCTCGTCGAGGCGTCGGGAATGGGCGACGGGATCCCCTCGCCGGCCTGA
- the pepQ gene encoding Xaa-Pro dipeptidase — protein MKSALADLYRAHVAERCRTTELALAETGFDRLLLHSGTPHTYFADDQDAPFVPTPHFTHWAPVDGPGHVVEFRPGKKPRLVRFVPRDFWYEPPHPAPDFVAAAFDVLDVATPDAVWAAVGMGGVKTAFLGGAVEEAAARGIPAEAVNPKTLVSRLDWERSYKSAYEVETLAEATIPAARGFRAAEDAFREGATEMEVHHAFLAAAGVMELQLPYPTIIGFDERSATLHYHGKRGTWAAPGKVMLVDAGVAVRGYGSDITRTYSGDGCDPLFRDLITGMEALQKELAAAPRPGMKYLDLHVRAHLLVGDLLHRAGILKVAGDVAVEKGLTRPFFPHGLGHFLGIQVHDVAGRFADREGTLAPPPAEYPALRTTRTIEEGMVFTIEPGLYFIPMLLEDHRSGPNAADFDWALVDRLTPFGGIRVEDDVVVGATGVRNLTRPELP, from the coding sequence ATGAAGAGCGCCCTCGCGGACCTCTACCGAGCGCACGTCGCCGAGCGCTGCCGGACCACGGAGCTCGCCCTCGCCGAGACCGGGTTCGACCGGCTCCTCCTCCACTCCGGAACGCCGCACACCTACTTCGCCGACGACCAGGACGCCCCGTTCGTCCCGACGCCCCACTTCACGCACTGGGCGCCGGTGGACGGCCCCGGCCACGTCGTGGAGTTCCGGCCCGGGAAGAAGCCACGGCTCGTGAGGTTCGTCCCGCGCGACTTCTGGTACGAGCCGCCGCACCCGGCGCCCGATTTCGTCGCCGCCGCATTCGACGTCCTCGACGTCGCGACGCCCGACGCCGTCTGGGCCGCCGTCGGGATGGGCGGCGTGAAGACCGCGTTCCTCGGTGGCGCGGTCGAGGAGGCCGCCGCACGCGGGATTCCCGCGGAGGCGGTCAACCCGAAGACGCTCGTGTCGCGCCTCGACTGGGAGCGCTCGTACAAGAGCGCCTACGAGGTGGAGACGCTCGCAGAGGCGACCATTCCCGCCGCGCGCGGCTTCCGGGCGGCCGAGGATGCTTTCCGCGAGGGCGCGACCGAGATGGAGGTGCACCACGCCTTCCTCGCCGCCGCCGGCGTCATGGAGCTGCAGCTCCCCTACCCGACGATCATCGGCTTCGACGAGCGCTCGGCGACCCTCCACTACCACGGCAAGCGGGGGACCTGGGCAGCACCCGGGAAGGTCATGCTCGTCGACGCGGGTGTGGCCGTCCGCGGCTACGGTTCGGACATCACACGGACCTATTCCGGAGACGGGTGCGACCCGCTCTTCCGGGATCTCATCACCGGGATGGAGGCGCTTCAGAAGGAGCTCGCCGCCGCCCCGAGGCCCGGGATGAAGTACCTCGACCTTCACGTTCGGGCCCACCTCCTCGTCGGCGACCTCCTCCACCGCGCGGGCATCCTGAAGGTGGCGGGCGACGTCGCCGTGGAGAAGGGGCTGACGCGCCCGTTCTTCCCCCACGGCCTCGGGCACTTCCTCGGCATCCAGGTGCACGACGTGGCGGGCCGCTTCGCGGACCGCGAAGGGACCCTCGCGCCGCCGCCCGCCGAATACCCGGCTCTCCGGACGACGCGGACGATCGAAGAGGGGATGGTCTTCACGATCGAGCCGGGGCTCTATTTCATTCCGATGCTCCTCGAGGACCACCGCAGCGGCCCGAACGCCGCCGACTTCGACTGGGCCCTCGTCGACCGACTCACACCCTTTGGCGGCATCCGTGTCGAGGACGACGTCGTCGTCGGGGCGACAGGTGTCCGCAACCTGACTCGTCCCGAACTGCCGTGA
- a CDS encoding agmatine deiminase family protein, giving the protein MKTSGESPREAGFSQPGEWAPHAACWLAWPSHEELWEEALGPVQEAFVAFARAIADPGPDGAPRGEKLEVLAPTAARAEEARERLAGLGARVHEIPFGDIWMRDIAPIFVTSAAGEVAAASFAFNGWGGKYDLPGDAEVSMRVAAAAGLRTFRDELVLEGGSVEPDGEGTLLTTRQCLLNPNRNPGLPQAALERRLGEGLGAEKVLWLGDGLINDHTDGHVDTVARFVAPGVVVCMEPSGGGDPNATALKEIVRDLSAMRDARGRRLEVFTVPSPGVVTDPEGELMAASYVNFYVANTTVTVPVYGTPNDAPALKRIERLFPGRRVFDVPARALLLGGGAFHCISQQQPAGGTRG; this is encoded by the coding sequence ATGAAGACCTCCGGTGAATCGCCTCGCGAGGCCGGGTTCTCGCAGCCCGGCGAATGGGCGCCGCACGCGGCGTGCTGGCTCGCGTGGCCGAGCCACGAAGAGCTCTGGGAAGAGGCGCTCGGGCCCGTGCAGGAGGCCTTCGTCGCCTTCGCGCGCGCCATCGCCGACCCCGGGCCGGACGGAGCGCCCCGGGGCGAGAAGCTCGAGGTCCTGGCGCCGACGGCGGCGCGGGCGGAGGAGGCGCGCGAGCGCCTCGCCGGTCTCGGGGCCCGCGTCCACGAGATCCCGTTCGGCGACATCTGGATGCGCGACATCGCGCCGATCTTCGTGACGTCCGCGGCGGGTGAGGTCGCGGCCGCCTCGTTCGCCTTCAACGGGTGGGGCGGCAAGTACGACCTGCCGGGCGACGCCGAGGTCTCGATGCGCGTCGCCGCGGCGGCGGGCCTCCGGACGTTCCGTGACGAGCTCGTCCTCGAGGGAGGCTCGGTCGAACCCGACGGCGAGGGAACCCTCCTGACGACGCGCCAGTGCCTCCTGAACCCGAACCGCAACCCGGGTCTCCCGCAGGCCGCCCTCGAGCGGCGCCTCGGCGAGGGCCTCGGCGCGGAGAAGGTCCTCTGGCTCGGCGACGGACTGATCAACGACCACACCGACGGTCACGTCGACACGGTCGCCCGCTTCGTGGCTCCCGGCGTCGTGGTTTGCATGGAGCCCTCCGGCGGCGGCGACCCGAATGCGACCGCTCTGAAGGAGATCGTCCGGGACCTCTCGGCCATGCGGGACGCGCGAGGCCGCCGGCTCGAAGTGTTCACGGTTCCCTCTCCCGGGGTCGTCACCGATCCCGAGGGCGAGCTGATGGCGGCGAGCTACGTGAACTTCTACGTCGCGAACACCACCGTCACGGTGCCGGTCTACGGAACCCCGAACGACGCCCCGGCGCTCAAACGAATCGAACGGCTCTTTCCCGGCCGGCGCGTCTTCGACGTCCCGGCGCGCGCGCTCCTCCTCGGCGGAGGGGCCTTCCACTGCATCAGCCAGCAGCAGCCGGCCGGAGGGACACGCGGATGA
- the aguB gene encoding N-carbamoylputrescine amidase — protein sequence MTDDVLTLGIVQCALGGSRDENVARVEGLVREAAGQGARLVVTPELLEGPYFCREEKDAFFEWARPVEGNVTLERFRILAKELGVVLPFSFFERAGNAYFNTLAMIDADGALLGTYRKSHIPDGPGYEEKFYFRPGDTGFRVFATKAGAVGGAVCWDQWFPECARALALGGADVLVYPTAIGSEPANPSLDTRDRWRRAMVGHAVSNVIPVAAANRIGEEDGQLFYGSSFVAGTDGAFLAEMGRDETGIRVVTLDLALIRRERASWGFFRDRRPELYGALLTADGRS from the coding sequence ATGACGGACGACGTCCTGACCCTCGGTATCGTCCAGTGCGCCCTCGGCGGGAGCCGCGACGAGAACGTGGCCCGGGTCGAGGGGCTCGTGCGCGAGGCGGCCGGGCAAGGCGCCCGGCTCGTCGTCACGCCCGAGCTCCTCGAGGGCCCCTACTTCTGCCGCGAGGAGAAGGACGCGTTCTTCGAATGGGCCCGCCCCGTCGAGGGAAACGTCACGCTCGAGCGATTCCGGATCCTGGCGAAGGAGCTCGGCGTCGTCCTCCCCTTCTCGTTCTTCGAACGGGCCGGGAATGCGTACTTCAACACCCTGGCGATGATCGACGCCGACGGCGCGCTCCTCGGCACCTATCGCAAGAGCCACATCCCCGACGGCCCGGGCTACGAGGAGAAGTTCTACTTCCGGCCCGGCGACACCGGCTTCCGCGTCTTCGCGACGAAGGCCGGCGCCGTCGGCGGCGCCGTCTGCTGGGACCAGTGGTTCCCCGAGTGCGCGCGCGCCCTCGCCCTCGGCGGCGCCGACGTCCTCGTCTACCCGACGGCGATCGGCTCGGAGCCCGCGAACCCCTCCCTCGACACGCGCGACCGGTGGCGGCGCGCGATGGTCGGACACGCGGTGTCCAACGTCATCCCCGTCGCCGCCGCGAACCGGATCGGCGAGGAGGACGGCCAGCTCTTCTACGGCTCGTCCTTCGTCGCCGGGACCGACGGCGCCTTCCTCGCGGAAATGGGACGCGACGAGACGGGCATCCGCGTCGTGACGCTCGACCTCGCCCTGATCCGGCGGGAGCGGGCGTCGTGGGGATTCTTCCGCGACCGGCGGCCCGAGCTCTATGGAGCGCTCCTGACCGCCGACGGGCGCTCCTGA
- a CDS encoding GNAT family N-acetyltransferase, whose amino-acid sequence MPILRIDSPRLSLVAATLGHIEAELAGPLSLAALLGADVPASWPPGEYDRNAQEYFQGRLAAASPADAGWFGWYAIAAGPPFASPTLVAAAGFLGPPDADGTVEIGYSVIPEATGRGFATEAVRALGQWAIGNGAARVIAHTTRANEASIAVLTRCGFVEDGPGTEPGTIRFVAGPWAL is encoded by the coding sequence GTGCCAATACTGAGGATCGACTCTCCGCGCCTCTCTCTCGTGGCCGCAACGCTGGGCCACATAGAGGCGGAGCTGGCGGGGCCCCTCTCTCTCGCGGCGCTCCTCGGCGCCGACGTCCCCGCCTCGTGGCCTCCGGGTGAGTACGACCGAAACGCCCAGGAGTACTTCCAGGGACGGCTCGCGGCCGCTTCCCCGGCCGACGCCGGCTGGTTCGGCTGGTATGCGATCGCGGCAGGGCCGCCCTTCGCGTCTCCGACACTCGTCGCGGCCGCGGGCTTCCTGGGGCCGCCCGACGCGGACGGCACCGTGGAGATCGGCTATTCCGTCATCCCCGAGGCGACCGGACGCGGCTTCGCGACGGAAGCGGTGCGGGCTCTCGGGCAGTGGGCGATCGGCAACGGCGCGGCGCGCGTCATCGCCCACACCACGCGGGCCAACGAGGCTTCGATCGCCGTCCTGACGCGCTGCGGCTTCGTCGAGGACGGGCCGGGCACCGAGCCCGGGACGATCCGGTTCGTGGCCGGACCGTGGGCTCTCTGA
- a CDS encoding pirin family protein, giving the protein MITIRKSDERGHFDHGWLDTRHTFSFADYWDPAHVNFRALRVLNEDRVVPAAGFGTHGHSDMEIVSYVLSGRLAHKDSLGTGSTIVPGDVQYMSAGTGVKHSEFNDSTSDPVHFVQIWIVPDRRGYAPRYAQKPFADSEKRGKLRLVASGTGDDGSITIRQDVNLYATILGDESRVSLEIAPGRHLWVQALRGEAEVNGQRLSAGDGLAASDETSFTLRGAGAEAELLVFDLA; this is encoded by the coding sequence ATGATCACGATCCGAAAGAGCGACGAACGCGGGCACTTCGACCATGGCTGGCTCGACACGCGCCATACCTTCTCCTTCGCCGACTACTGGGACCCCGCGCACGTGAACTTCCGGGCGCTGAGGGTCCTGAACGAGGACCGCGTCGTCCCGGCTGCCGGCTTCGGCACTCACGGCCACAGCGACATGGAGATCGTCTCCTACGTCCTTTCAGGCCGGCTGGCGCACAAGGACAGTCTCGGGACGGGCTCCACGATCGTCCCGGGCGACGTCCAGTACATGAGCGCCGGGACGGGCGTGAAGCACAGCGAGTTCAACGACTCGACGTCCGACCCGGTCCACTTCGTCCAGATCTGGATCGTCCCCGACCGCAGGGGGTACGCGCCGCGCTACGCGCAGAAGCCGTTCGCCGACTCGGAGAAGCGGGGGAAGCTGAGGCTCGTCGCGTCGGGCACCGGGGACGACGGGTCGATCACGATCCGGCAGGACGTGAACCTCTACGCGACGATCCTCGGCGATGAGAGCCGGGTTTCCCTCGAGATCGCCCCGGGCCGGCACCTCTGGGTCCAGGCGCTGCGCGGCGAGGCCGAGGTGAACGGGCAGCGGCTCTCGGCCGGCGACGGCCTCGCGGCGTCGGACGAGACCTCGTTCACGCTGCGCGGCGCGGGGGCCGAGGCCGAGCTTCTCGTCTTCGACCTCGCCTGA